The following proteins are co-located in the Sphingomonas panacis genome:
- a CDS encoding winged helix-turn-helix transcriptional regulator: MSWAQFLENSNSTMRRTGSSSPLMTCVTGVCEITKLHQPAILDTPEPEHSLEILENRWTLQILLLLKERQRRFSDLRHALPAISANVLTTRMRSLESAGLVRRNYLPPPAASHVYELAPMADALRPALDRLADWRAGLQG, from the coding sequence ATGTCTTGGGCACAGTTTTTGGAGAACTCGAACTCCACAATGCGGCGCACGGGCAGTTCTTCACCCCTTATGACGTGTGTGACCGGGGTATGTGAGATAACCAAGCTGCATCAGCCCGCAATTTTGGATACGCCTGAACCCGAACACTCGTTAGAAATCCTCGAGAATCGATGGACGTTGCAAATTCTGCTCTTACTGAAAGAAAGACAGCGGCGCTTCTCGGATCTGCGACATGCCCTACCGGCGATCAGCGCCAATGTCCTGACCACACGGATGCGCTCGCTCGAATCTGCAGGACTCGTGAGACGCAACTATCTTCCGCCACCCGCTGCAAGCCATGTCTATGAGCTCGCGCCCATGGCGGATGCCCTGCGGCCGGCACTGGATCGTTTGGCCGACTGGCGAGCAGGCCTACAGGGCTGA
- a CDS encoding MucR family transcriptional regulator, with amino-acid sequence MSEAEKPDLTNLTVQLLSAYVSNNTVASNELAELIRSTRVALESEIAPAPTAELQYVPAVTVRKSLGSRDHIISLIDGKLYKSLKRHLSSHGLTPAEYRARYNLPSDYPMVAPGYSQQRREVAQRLGLGNRKSVASAPVAAAEPAAETAPPAEAPATIDAPLAAEATPAAIVAPVKASRAHKAKSEPVVGSAVETEQAALEGAPEAAAKPRKPRPGKLATVKAKLDRQGEPTAPKQTRARRAKSNAAPAPEKVGGRKTAKATPAEPVE; translated from the coding sequence ATGTCCGAGGCAGAAAAGCCCGATCTTACGAATTTGACGGTGCAATTGCTGAGCGCCTATGTTTCGAACAACACGGTGGCCAGCAATGAACTGGCCGAGCTGATCCGGTCGACGCGTGTTGCCTTGGAAAGCGAGATTGCTCCGGCGCCGACAGCCGAGCTGCAATATGTGCCGGCGGTGACGGTTCGAAAAAGTTTGGGATCCCGCGACCACATCATCAGTCTGATCGACGGTAAGCTCTATAAGAGCCTGAAGCGCCATCTCTCCTCGCATGGGCTCACGCCTGCCGAATATCGCGCCCGTTATAATCTTCCATCGGACTATCCGATGGTCGCTCCGGGCTATTCACAGCAGCGACGGGAAGTCGCCCAGCGTCTTGGTTTGGGGAACAGGAAGAGCGTCGCTTCGGCACCCGTCGCGGCGGCAGAGCCTGCGGCCGAAACGGCGCCCCCGGCGGAAGCCCCCGCTACGATCGATGCGCCGCTCGCAGCGGAGGCAACACCCGCAGCCATCGTTGCGCCGGTAAAAGCCTCGCGCGCGCACAAGGCAAAGTCTGAGCCCGTCGTTGGCTCTGCGGTCGAAACTGAGCAGGCAGCGCTCGAAGGTGCACCTGAGGCTGCTGCAAAGCCACGTAAGCCACGGCCCGGGAAGCTAGCGACGGTCAAGGCCAAGCTGGACAGGCAGGGCGAACCAACGGCCCCGAAGCAGACACGCGCACGGCGCGCCAAGAGCAATGCAGCACCCGCTCCTGAAAAGGTCGGTGGTAGGAAGACTGCGAAGGCTACACCAGCGGAGCCCGTGGAATAA
- a CDS encoding zinc finger domain-containing protein, whose protein sequence is MAHIVKGTAFCQKPGCGKTWPVDPVLTVQCPDCKAPAGVGCRRPSGWSGPFVDFHASRDLLADREGRYGACPLKICGLDRASAQGTLPLFEKC, encoded by the coding sequence ATGGCGCACATCGTCAAGGGAACGGCCTTCTGCCAGAAGCCGGGCTGCGGAAAGACATGGCCGGTCGATCCCGTTCTCACCGTTCAATGCCCCGACTGCAAGGCGCCGGCCGGGGTCGGCTGTCGAAGGCCGAGTGGCTGGTCCGGTCCTTTCGTGGACTTCCACGCCTCGCGCGACCTGCTTGCCGACCGCGAGGGCAGGTACGGCGCATGCCCGCTCAAAATCTGCGGTCTCGACCGCGCATCCGCTCAGGGAACACTTCCCCTTTTCGAGAAGTGCTGA